Within the Sulfitobacter albidus genome, the region TTCCCGGTGTGGTGTCGAGCGCGGAGGTGCTGGGCAAGCTGGTGCCCGATGCGCCGCGCGTGCCCATCGACCTGCCCCTGGCCGCCGAATAAGGAAAGAACCGCGATGATCCGACCCGACGATCTTGATCATTGCCGCGCGGTCATCCGCACCGGCAGCCTGTCGTTCCATGCAGCCTCCCGGCTGTTGCCCGCCTCGGTGCGCGATCCGGCGCTGGCGCTTTACGCCTTTTGCCGCCTGGCCGACGATGAGGTGGATGAGGGCAACGCCAAGGGCCGCGCGGTGATTGACCTGCAGGAACGGCTCGATCTGGTCTACGCGGGCACCCCGCGCAACGCGCCCGAAGATCGCGCCTTTGCCGCCATTGTCGAGACCTATCAGATGCCGCGCGCGCTGCCCGATGCGCTGCTCGAAGGGCTGGCGTGGGACGCGGTGGAACGCCGCTATGCCAGCCTGTCGGAGGTGCGCGGGTATTCTGCGCGGGTGGCAAGCGCGGTGGGCGCGATGATGTGCGTGCTGATGCGGGTGCGTGACGGCAACGCGCTGGCGCGGGCCTGCGATCTGGGGGTGGCGATGCAACTGACCAATATCGCCCGCGACGTGGGCGAGGACGCGCGGGCGGGCCGGATCTATCTGCCGACCGATTGGCTGGACGCGGCGGGGATGGAGGTCGACGACTTCTTAAGCGCGCCGACGGCCACGCCCGAGGTACGGCGCATGGTGCGGCGCCTGCTGGCCGAGGCGCGCAGGCTCTACATCCGGTCAGAGGCCGGGATCGGTGCGCTGCCGATGGGCGCGCGCGCCGGGATCTTTGCCGCGCGCTATGTCTATGCGGGGATCGGCACAGCCGTGCGGCGCAACGGGTTCGACAGTATCGGCCCGCGCGCGCGGACCTCCAAGCTGACCAAGCTGGGGTTGATGGGCAAGGCGGGATTGCGCGCTGGCGCCACGCTGGCCCTGCCGCGCTCGCCGGTGATCTATGCCAAACCACTGGCGGAAGTGGCGTTTTTGGTCGACGCGGCTGCGGACGCCCGCACCGCCCCGCCGGGGCGCATGGATGGGCTGGTCGAGGTGATGGCGGCCCTGCGCGCGCGCGAAAACGGGCGCGATGGCAGCCATGGGGTGGCCGCGGAGTAGCCGCGCCCCATATCCCTTCCCATGGACACCACATTATTCTTCCTTTTTCTGATCGCCTGCAGCGCAGCCGGCGCCACCGGTGCCGCTTTCCCGCCGGGTGCGTGGTATGACACCCTGCGCAAGCCGTGGTTCACGCCGCCGGATTGGGCGTTTCCCGTCGCTTGGACGACAATCTATCTGTTGATTTCTTTCGCAGGTGCGCGGGTCGCGGTGGTCGAGGGGAATGCCTACGCCCTCGCGTTCTGGGCGGTGCAGGCGGGGTTCTCCACGCTCTGGACGCCGCTGTTCTTTGGTCTGCGGCTTATCCGAAATTCGCTGTTCGCCATGGCCCCCTTATGGCTCGCCGTGCTTGGGTGTACGGTTACCCATTTTCAGCTCGATTTTTGGGCAGGGCTTGCTTTCGTACCCTACCTCGCATGGGTCACAGTGGCTGCGGCACTTAATGTGGCGATGTGGCGGCTCAACCCGGATGTCCCTCCGCTACGAAGGTCGTGATGCGCCGGCGACCGCGTGCGCGTGTGTGATGTCGCGCAGGCGTATTTGAGCACGAAAAAGCAGATGGGTCGCGATGATGTGCGGCCCCCCGCTTCATTGTGCCAAAAATACGCAATTCCACAGATGCCGCGCGCGCTGCGCTAGTCGGAAAAGCGCCAACGTCGCCTTCGGGGAACGCGCACGGCCAGCATCGGTTTCAGTAGGGGCTGCTTGTAGCGGTCGAGGTCGAGCGCCTCGTGCACGCCCTGCACAGATTCTCCACCGATCTGTGTCTGCACGACCGAGCGGGAATAGAAAGGCGCGTCCAGCATCGGTTTGATCTGGCGCGGGGTGGTTCCGGGATCGGCGCGGGTTTCGCGGCGCAGCGCCCAGAGGGTGCGTTTGAAGGCTGTGCGCGGGGGGGCGTCGACCATGCGCGCAGTGCCGTCGGGGGCAAAGGCGATGGCGGCATCCAGCGCCGTCCCATCGCGTCGGTCCGCGTCGTAGAAACAGGTCGCTCCTGCGCTTGTCGGGTATCGTCCCCAGGTCCAGTAGCTGAAATCATGCTCCAGCGGGCGCGTACCGAAGTTCGCGTCGAAGTAGCCGTGGCCGGACCATTGCCAGCCGGGGGCCTCCAGCGCGACCTCGATCCGGCTGGAGGGGGCGAAGGGGCGCCAGACGTGGGCGCCGTCGCGGGTCAGCGGTAATTCCACTTCTGTGACCGCCTCGGGGTGCACAGTGATGCGCCCGCGCATGCGGGAGATAAGTGGCAGGGAGGAAATCTCATCGATGTTGATTTCAAGCGCGTCGCCCGTCCAGCGCATGGAGGAGGGGCCAACGGTCAGCGTGTCGGGCTCCGCGCGCAGGGCACCCTCTCCCCGGTCGGTCATGGCAAAGCGTCCGCCGGGCCCGTAGGTCGCCACGTTGATGCAGCAATTGTCCGCCGGATTGCCGCGCCCGGACCAGTGAAACCAGGGCGAGAACACAGAACCGATGAAGCCGATGACCGAAACTGCGAAGCCGCCACAATCGCTTACGCCGTCGACATACCACCAAGCGTAGCCGCCCGCAGGGACGTCGAGGTTAAATGCAGGTCGGCGCTCATCGCCGCGGCCGCATGGGCGGCGGAGAGCGTCGCCATCGGCACCCCCGCCCCCGGGTGCGCCCCGCCCCCGGCCAGATACAGGCCGGGCATCGTCGTGCGGGCCGTCGGGCGCTGGAATGCGGCCATCATCCCCTGCGGGGATCGCCCGTAGAGCGACCCGGTCGAGCCCGGGAACAGTTCCGCGAAGTCCTGCGGCCCCGTCAGTCGATCCAGATCCGGCGCGGGGCTGAAGCGCAGACCGAAGGCCGCCAGCCGTTTGAAGATCAATGTCTGACATGCGGAAGGCTCCTGTGGCGAATGGGGAAGAGGCGGGGCGTTGAGAATGATCTCGAACCGTTCGGTGCCGCGGGGTCTCGCGCCGCCAAAGCGGTCCTGGGCGCAGATGTAGAGGGTGGGATCGGTTTGCGCCGCACCACGGGTGAG harbors:
- the tspO gene encoding tryptophan-rich sensory protein TspO, producing MDTTLFFLFLIACSAAGATGAAFPPGAWYDTLRKPWFTPPDWAFPVAWTTIYLLISFAGARVAVVEGNAYALAFWAVQAGFSTLWTPLFFGLRLIRNSLFAMAPLWLAVLGCTVTHFQLDFWAGLAFVPYLAWVTVAAALNVAMWRLNPDVPPLRRS
- the crtC gene encoding carotenoid 1,2-hydratase, encoding MFSPWFHWSGRGNPADNCCINVATYGPGGRFAMTDRGEGALRAEPDTLTVGPSSMRWTGDALEINIDEISSLPLISRMRGRITVHPEAVTEVELPLTRDGAHVWRPFAPSSRIEVALEAPGWQWSGHGYFDANFGTRPLEHDFSYWTWGRYPTSAGATCFYDADRRDGTALDAAIAFAPDGTARMVDAPPRTAFKRTLWALRRETRADPGTTPRQIKPMLDAPFYSRSVVQTQIGGESVQGVHEALDLDRYKQPLLKPMLAVRVPRRRRWRFSD
- a CDS encoding phytoene desaturase family protein: MHRLAQAIERLARARGAQFHYNAHIARIEVQDGRPVALHGPSGKTDIDAVLFNGDPRALSEGLLGHASRDAVKPSGTTPRSLSAQVFAFAADVAGDYALAAHNVFFADDPQSEYAPLTRGAAQTDPTLYICAQDRFGGARPRGTERFEIILNAPPLPHSPQEPSACQTLIFKRLAAFGLRFSPAPDLDRLTGPQDFAELFPGSTGSLYGRSPQGMMAAFQRPTARTTMPGLYLAGGGAHPGAGVPMATLSAAHAAAAMSADLHLTSTSLRAATLGGMSTA
- the crtB gene encoding 15-cis-phytoene synthase, yielding MIRPDDLDHCRAVIRTGSLSFHAASRLLPASVRDPALALYAFCRLADDEVDEGNAKGRAVIDLQERLDLVYAGTPRNAPEDRAFAAIVETYQMPRALPDALLEGLAWDAVERRYASLSEVRGYSARVASAVGAMMCVLMRVRDGNALARACDLGVAMQLTNIARDVGEDARAGRIYLPTDWLDAAGMEVDDFLSAPTATPEVRRMVRRLLAEARRLYIRSEAGIGALPMGARAGIFAARYVYAGIGTAVRRNGFDSIGPRARTSKLTKLGLMGKAGLRAGATLALPRSPVIYAKPLAEVAFLVDAAADARTAPPGRMDGLVEVMAALRARENGRDGSHGVAAE